In Sphingomonas psychrotolerans, the following proteins share a genomic window:
- a CDS encoding VgrG-related protein has protein sequence MNRKPIFDAVRVLLGRGFAAAEIKALDDACDLAEAAVEPIPPKIPAMSKRIVAPQASPVVHVLGGLSEEYESSGRGPGTVSGGRNDPGGVSYGVYQFASKAGTCTAFVKGEGRPWATDWAGNPPGSDAFSEAWQAVAKRDPKGFRAAQHSFIERTHYRPVVAAIVQRKGLELDARCDALRDVIWSCAVQHRGAPNIVIQAIDVADRSINRAAPDYDRKLIEAIYAARIAYVRGVAANGKLSAGERAQLLSITQNRYPKELAKALALYDSTPAPTAAVPLKLAGAASERPQVAKAPAPLPLVSINADTIDGNEVAAANGVDVKNSGVKIAKLDARMGPVIVAIADVARSLGLPRPVITSGNDSGHMTGSLHFKNRALDFRGNNLKISVGQRLAADVATRLGAGYDVIFETFANPARNHLHVEYDPK, from the coding sequence ATGAACCGCAAGCCGATTTTCGACGCTGTGCGCGTATTGTTAGGTCGTGGGTTCGCCGCCGCCGAGATCAAAGCCCTCGATGACGCCTGCGATCTGGCCGAGGCGGCCGTCGAGCCCATCCCGCCGAAAATCCCGGCGATGTCCAAACGGATCGTCGCCCCACAGGCCTCGCCCGTAGTCCATGTCCTGGGCGGTCTTTCGGAAGAATATGAAAGCAGCGGACGCGGTCCCGGCACCGTGTCGGGTGGTCGCAACGATCCCGGCGGCGTGTCCTATGGCGTGTATCAATTCGCGAGCAAGGCAGGTACCTGTACAGCGTTCGTGAAGGGTGAGGGGCGTCCTTGGGCCACCGACTGGGCGGGCAACCCACCCGGTAGCGACGCCTTCTCCGAGGCTTGGCAGGCGGTCGCGAAACGCGATCCCAAGGGTTTCCGCGCAGCTCAGCACAGCTTCATCGAGCGCACCCATTATCGGCCGGTGGTCGCCGCGATCGTCCAGCGCAAAGGCCTAGAGCTCGACGCGCGGTGCGATGCGCTACGCGACGTCATCTGGTCGTGCGCAGTGCAACATCGAGGCGCGCCGAACATCGTGATCCAGGCGATCGATGTGGCCGATCGCTCGATCAATCGGGCAGCACCCGACTACGATCGTAAACTTATCGAAGCGATCTATGCCGCCCGCATCGCCTACGTCCGAGGCGTCGCCGCAAACGGCAAGCTCAGCGCTGGCGAGCGCGCGCAGCTCCTGTCGATCACCCAGAACCGGTATCCCAAGGAGCTGGCGAAGGCGTTAGCGCTCTACGACAGTACGCCGGCACCAACGGCGGCAGTTCCTTTGAAACTCGCCGGCGCTGCGTCAGAGCGCCCCCAGGTTGCGAAGGCTCCCGCGCCGCTCCCGCTCGTCTCGATCAACGCTGATACGATCGACGGTAATGAGGTGGCGGCCGCCAACGGCGTTGATGTGAAGAACAGCGGTGTCAAAATCGCCAAGCTGGACGCGCGCATGGGTCCGGTCATCGTGGCGATCGCCGATGTCGCGAGATCACTGGGCTTGCCACGGCCAGTGATCACCTCGGGCAACGACAGCGGGCACATGACAGGATCGCTCCACTTCAAGAACCGCGCGCTCGATTTTCGCGGCAACAATCTAAAGATTTCCGTCGGCCAGAGGCTGGCCGCCGATGTCGCGACACGGTTGGGAGCGGGCTACGACGTCATCTTCGAAACATTCGCAAACCCGGCAAGGAACCACCTCCATGTTGAATACGACCCGAAGTGA
- a CDS encoding patatin-like phospholipase family protein: MALSGGGIRSATFSLGILQALSEHRCIAGIDYLSTVSGGSYIGSFFGALFLDPKDRLPSPSSPAKTRGPRRGRPDRASTATA, translated from the coding sequence TTGGCATTGTCGGGCGGCGGCATCCGTAGTGCGACGTTCAGTCTGGGAATCCTTCAGGCGCTGAGCGAGCATCGCTGCATCGCCGGCATCGACTATCTCTCGACTGTCTCGGGCGGCAGCTATATCGGCAGCTTCTTTGGCGCGCTGTTCCTCGATCCCAAGGATCGGCTGCCATCGCCGTCCAGCCCCGCCAAGACGAGAGGCCCCCGTCGAGGAAGACCCGATCGAGCATCTACGGCGACTGCTTAG
- a CDS encoding DUF7379 domain-containing protein: MERVSEGVFVEAGGLVVTIAESNEVRAAVRGREARAPVATDLRAALIAADFDIVAELDLTADGRPLRGSARPELAVAIGANEGAVLLIETAGGVLHWALPEVRDEGTAQRRGGRGGLARFDLTQVVGDTLEPPARRGPVLDWIADKLIDPVRTIVLRFVVSKAIDVAVQRIEGDNPTGPVLIRDIDPSQWVTAPIGDTLPQGRPLRILLMIHGTFSSTVGSFGHLAGLAEGRSFLDAALSRYDLILGHDHKTLAEEPRANAEAILATLTSLKLPSGSTIDAVAYSRGGLVYRVLAEELLPLSGLEATLGSAVFVGCTNGGTNLAEPQNWAAMVDTYTNILVTGARALSAAVSGGALSPVVTVSIRTLGRFVQMFSQVAISERRVPGLAAMEPDGELVRRLNRAGAQPAPARYLAVTANFEPRMQAGKALSTELAGFLADRITDRLFAEDNDLVVHTRAMTEFGDRKLEPAAVHPLDDGEIYHTVYFGEAAVAQVLASWLTPADGLTRTLDANAGPRRRVSLPGSARDLSRLRRGPGAALLESPATLPAPSAPAPVDRFIAAEMESYPVIERAANVYVTVSPESVIALASATASQARITLDSALPLDVALIPHCNCAVRGDAVRSIDVAEPGEQVLRFTIDGISPGSAELLIEARQGNATVASFLLAPIFVAQVQAPLSVSQPLASPELAGGDFPVLRIYEFYGANGALTLRFDLICDKPAYAESGESTLPPSFDLRSYVLDTLDEIEAAWTASGSAVPGSLAAQEAQAAYATFIAAFRARAIVRTNEIVPKALRETLWAHRDEIKSIQVISQEPLLPWELMYITDPSGKSNEKRGFLTEWGLVRWLHGVRPAGRDLVRDRMRTHYVIPKYLDPANTLSGALEERAVLKGHFPDIEKVTPTSLAVQDFLAEPHGCELLHFACHGIAEQRAVISADLLMEGLPRNGNVLDDRLSADQVKTTLSLAPDACTLVFLNSCQTGRAGEGIVGVGGFADAFLRPYSRNGAMAFVGALWSISDSLSLTFVDAFYEALLAGATLVEAAALARKACADGSDFTWLAYTVYGNPMARIVGAIGEQAQPERLRK, from the coding sequence TTGGAACGGGTCAGCGAGGGCGTCTTTGTCGAGGCCGGAGGTCTTGTCGTCACGATTGCCGAGTCGAACGAAGTCCGCGCGGCGGTGCGTGGCAGAGAGGCTCGGGCGCCGGTCGCGACCGACCTGCGCGCCGCCCTGATCGCTGCGGACTTTGACATTGTCGCCGAATTGGATCTCACCGCCGACGGTCGGCCGTTGCGCGGCAGCGCGCGGCCCGAACTGGCCGTTGCCATTGGCGCCAATGAAGGCGCCGTGCTTCTGATCGAAACTGCGGGCGGGGTCCTGCACTGGGCTCTGCCCGAGGTGCGTGACGAGGGAACGGCGCAACGGCGCGGGGGACGCGGTGGCCTGGCACGGTTCGATCTGACCCAAGTCGTCGGCGATACGCTGGAGCCGCCCGCGCGGCGCGGCCCGGTGCTTGATTGGATCGCCGACAAGCTGATCGATCCAGTTCGTACCATCGTGTTACGGTTCGTCGTGTCCAAGGCGATCGACGTTGCCGTGCAACGCATCGAGGGCGACAACCCGACGGGACCGGTGCTGATCCGCGACATCGATCCTTCGCAATGGGTGACAGCACCGATCGGCGACACGTTGCCGCAGGGGCGGCCGTTGCGCATTCTGCTGATGATCCATGGCACTTTCTCATCGACCGTAGGCAGCTTCGGACATCTGGCCGGGCTCGCCGAAGGCAGGAGCTTTTTGGACGCCGCGTTGAGCCGGTACGATCTGATCCTTGGGCATGATCACAAGACACTGGCAGAGGAACCGCGTGCCAACGCCGAAGCCATCCTTGCAACGCTGACCTCGCTGAAGCTGCCATCGGGCTCGACGATCGACGCGGTCGCATACAGCCGCGGCGGGCTGGTCTATCGCGTGCTCGCCGAGGAGCTGCTGCCGCTGTCCGGGCTCGAAGCGACGCTGGGATCCGCCGTTTTCGTCGGCTGCACCAATGGCGGCACCAACCTGGCCGAGCCTCAGAATTGGGCGGCCATGGTCGATACCTATACCAACATCCTCGTCACCGGCGCGCGTGCCCTGTCGGCAGCAGTTTCGGGCGGGGCGTTGTCGCCCGTCGTAACAGTCTCGATCCGCACGCTTGGGCGTTTTGTGCAGATGTTCTCGCAAGTTGCGATCAGCGAAAGGCGAGTCCCAGGTCTCGCCGCGATGGAGCCTGACGGTGAGCTGGTACGCAGGCTCAACCGTGCCGGAGCACAGCCGGCCCCGGCGCGCTACCTGGCCGTTACGGCGAATTTTGAACCGCGCATGCAGGCGGGCAAGGCATTGAGCACCGAGCTGGCCGGGTTCCTCGCCGATCGCATTACCGATCGCCTGTTTGCCGAGGACAACGACCTCGTCGTGCATACCCGCGCCATGACCGAATTCGGAGACCGCAAGCTGGAACCCGCGGCGGTCCACCCGCTCGACGATGGCGAAATCTATCACACTGTCTACTTCGGGGAAGCCGCGGTGGCGCAGGTGCTCGCCTCCTGGCTCACCCCCGCGGATGGTCTGACCAGGACATTGGACGCAAATGCCGGCCCGCGTCGGCGCGTAAGCCTCCCTGGCAGCGCGCGAGACCTTTCACGGCTGCGGCGCGGGCCCGGCGCTGCGCTGCTCGAGTCTCCGGCCACTCTGCCAGCGCCCTCCGCCCCGGCGCCAGTCGATCGCTTTATCGCTGCCGAGATGGAATCGTATCCGGTGATCGAGCGCGCGGCGAATGTCTATGTGACAGTCTCTCCCGAATCGGTCATCGCACTTGCCTCCGCAACCGCGAGCCAAGCGCGGATCACGCTCGACAGCGCGCTCCCGCTCGACGTGGCCCTGATCCCGCATTGCAATTGCGCGGTCCGGGGCGACGCAGTCCGCTCGATCGACGTCGCCGAGCCGGGCGAGCAGGTGCTACGCTTCACCATTGATGGCATCTCCCCCGGTTCGGCCGAGCTACTCATCGAGGCGCGGCAGGGCAATGCGACCGTCGCTTCGTTCCTGCTTGCCCCGATCTTCGTTGCGCAGGTCCAGGCGCCGCTTTCGGTAAGTCAGCCGCTGGCCTCCCCCGAACTGGCCGGCGGTGATTTCCCGGTGCTTCGAATCTACGAGTTCTACGGCGCCAACGGTGCGCTAACGCTTCGCTTCGACCTGATCTGCGACAAGCCCGCCTACGCCGAGTCCGGTGAAAGCACGCTGCCGCCGAGCTTCGACTTGAGGAGCTATGTCCTGGACACGCTGGACGAGATCGAGGCGGCGTGGACGGCTTCGGGCTCGGCGGTACCCGGCTCACTGGCAGCCCAGGAAGCACAGGCCGCCTATGCCACCTTCATCGCGGCCTTCCGCGCCAGGGCGATCGTTCGCACCAACGAGATCGTGCCCAAGGCATTGCGCGAAACACTCTGGGCACACCGCGACGAGATCAAGTCAATTCAAGTCATTTCCCAAGAGCCGCTGCTGCCATGGGAGTTAATGTACATCACCGACCCGTCCGGGAAATCGAATGAGAAACGCGGCTTCCTGACCGAATGGGGGCTGGTGCGTTGGCTGCATGGCGTGCGGCCGGCCGGGCGAGATTTGGTGCGAGACCGGATGCGCACGCACTATGTCATCCCCAAATATCTTGACCCGGCCAACACGCTGAGCGGCGCACTGGAGGAACGGGCGGTGCTGAAAGGGCATTTCCCGGACATCGAGAAGGTGACCCCGACCAGCCTTGCGGTGCAGGACTTTCTCGCCGAGCCGCACGGGTGCGAGCTGCTGCATTTCGCTTGCCACGGCATTGCCGAGCAACGCGCCGTAATCAGCGCGGACCTGCTGATGGAAGGCCTGCCGCGCAACGGCAATGTGCTCGACGACCGGCTGAGTGCCGATCAGGTCAAGACGACGCTTTCGCTCGCGCCGGACGCGTGCACGCTGGTGTTTCTCAACAGCTGCCAGACGGGTCGCGCCGGCGAAGGGATCGTTGGCGTGGGCGGCTTTGCGGACGCGTTTCTGCGCCCCTATTCGCGCAACGGCGCGATGGCCTTTGTCGGCGCCTTGTGGTCGATCAGCGACAGCCTGTCGCTGACCTTCGTCGATGCGTTTTACGAGGCCCTGCTCGCGGGCGCCACGCTGGTCGAAGCCGCAGCCTTGGCACGCAAGGCTTGTGCTGATGGATCGGATTTCACTTGGCTGGCCTACACCGTGTACGGCAACCCAATGGCGCGGATCGTCGGCGCTATTGGGGAGCAGGCGCAGCCGGAACGATTGCGAAAGTGA
- a CDS encoding OmpA family protein has translation MKNSDRVRRTDDHFATAEAALRVLRRGPADHVRFATLRLNLIARGITGDDPRIPGWMAAALCRTPQERAGFMAGFAIDPAIDTERPESEPADRAQRGAPEPAPSHRSRSLGLAAGLAAALILATWFYLPVRNPGEEPSSSRTPQVTAISATPATPTVTASPRSPPHAPARMIDWIAILTALLPLALALLWIAFERRRLRQLRRDFAPEPERWAPLAVAQIRDAHFADRKTREALARLRRHWAAPSPRLDTPASIRATLRAAGFPTLAFATAPRTPNYLLLAERQSPRDHLAALGRALDQRMREEQLNHSYFEFFGTPSIVQPFIEGRPEPLEPFAAIAARNPGARVLVLIEAYDSVIGGQPPNWLQDMGGLGRTALLDPRPTVRWNRGEQVLAASGVTPFAIGSDGLAAYGTSLAAPVVVAYRGAAGGFDLPERLASHRRLVLDEREPAAALVSGLAYDLEASLDPAAMLWLRAVALSPRIEPALTLHLGSELMDAEGAPLFTQARFVALARLPWLRVGRMPGWLRAVLVRQLKPEQLKAATAAIQVYLVPGAAAGPERLQVDLPRLRRKLVAWLQATPENMLSDRILIEALQGRAPERLAIEIPGGVADRLRRLYMGRETRALAAALVAGVAVHLFRPPVMQGPVPPVATPTATPVPTPTVPTPQPTAVTPAPTVTPTPPAGGTPSPSPSSTTPQPAIPALIRIFFEWDQSDLAKDAPSGLDRAVAAYNKLARSNQWEISVMIAGHTDRSGSASYNVGLSQRRADSAKAYLTAHGIPDGVIGTEAFGEFRPLVPTADGVTLRRNRRAEITFAIVPAAPAPQ, from the coding sequence ATGAAGAATTCGGATCGAGTGAGGCGAACTGACGACCACTTCGCTACCGCTGAAGCGGCGTTGCGCGTGCTCCGACGCGGACCGGCTGATCATGTCCGCTTCGCGACGCTCCGCCTGAACCTAATCGCGCGCGGAATCACGGGGGACGACCCGCGCATCCCCGGCTGGATGGCGGCGGCGCTGTGCCGCACGCCGCAGGAACGCGCCGGCTTCATGGCCGGATTCGCGATCGATCCTGCGATTGATACCGAACGCCCCGAATCTGAGCCAGCGGATCGGGCGCAAAGGGGCGCTCCGGAACCTGCGCCGTCGCATCGCAGTAGGAGTTTGGGGCTAGCGGCGGGGCTCGCCGCGGCCCTGATCCTTGCCACCTGGTTTTATCTTCCCGTCCGCAATCCCGGCGAGGAGCCTTCCAGTTCCCGGACACCGCAAGTGACTGCGATCAGCGCTACTCCTGCCACTCCGACCGTCACGGCGAGTCCACGATCACCGCCGCACGCTCCGGCGCGAATGATCGACTGGATCGCGATCCTGACCGCATTGCTTCCGCTCGCATTGGCGCTCTTGTGGATCGCGTTCGAGCGTCGGCGCCTGCGCCAGTTGCGGCGCGATTTCGCTCCCGAGCCCGAGCGCTGGGCGCCGCTCGCGGTCGCGCAAATCCGCGATGCGCACTTCGCCGATCGCAAGACGCGAGAGGCGCTTGCACGGCTGAGGCGCCATTGGGCAGCGCCGTCCCCGCGGCTCGACACTCCGGCGAGCATCCGCGCGACGCTCCGCGCCGCCGGCTTTCCTACGCTCGCCTTCGCCACTGCGCCGCGCACGCCCAACTACCTGTTGCTGGCCGAGCGCCAGTCGCCACGGGACCATCTGGCCGCCTTAGGCCGCGCGCTCGATCAGCGGATGCGCGAGGAACAGCTCAATCACAGCTATTTCGAGTTCTTCGGCACACCGTCGATTGTGCAGCCATTCATAGAGGGGCGCCCCGAGCCGCTCGAACCCTTCGCTGCAATTGCCGCACGCAACCCCGGCGCGCGCGTTCTGGTGCTGATCGAGGCCTATGACAGCGTGATCGGCGGCCAGCCGCCCAACTGGCTTCAGGATATGGGCGGACTGGGGCGCACGGCTCTGCTGGATCCGCGGCCGACAGTGCGGTGGAATCGCGGAGAACAGGTGCTTGCAGCCTCGGGTGTGACTCCGTTCGCGATCGGCAGCGACGGACTTGCGGCCTATGGCACGTCGCTCGCCGCGCCTGTCGTGGTTGCGTATCGCGGCGCGGCCGGAGGTTTCGACCTGCCCGAGCGGCTTGCCTCGCACCGGCGATTGGTGCTCGACGAGCGCGAGCCCGCCGCCGCGCTCGTCAGCGGGCTTGCCTATGACCTTGAAGCGAGCCTGGATCCGGCGGCGATGCTCTGGTTGCGGGCGGTTGCCCTGTCGCCCCGCATTGAGCCCGCGCTGACGCTACACCTCGGCAGCGAACTGATGGACGCGGAGGGCGCGCCTCTGTTTACTCAGGCGCGCTTCGTGGCGCTCGCGCGACTGCCCTGGTTGCGCGTGGGGCGTATGCCAGGCTGGCTGCGTGCGGTGCTGGTGCGGCAGCTGAAGCCCGAACAGCTGAAGGCCGCGACCGCGGCGATACAGGTCTATCTTGTGCCTGGCGCCGCTGCGGGTCCAGAGAGGCTGCAGGTCGATCTCCCGCGCTTGCGGCGCAAGCTTGTCGCCTGGTTGCAGGCCACGCCGGAGAACATGCTCTCCGATCGCATCCTCATCGAGGCGCTGCAGGGCCGCGCACCGGAGCGGCTCGCGATCGAGATTCCCGGCGGCGTCGCCGACCGGCTACGGCGTCTCTACATGGGCCGCGAAACGCGCGCGCTTGCCGCCGCGCTGGTGGCGGGCGTGGCAGTGCACCTGTTCCGTCCGCCGGTCATGCAGGGTCCGGTGCCTCCCGTGGCGACACCGACCGCAACGCCCGTTCCGACGCCGACGGTTCCGACGCCGCAGCCTACCGCCGTGACGCCCGCGCCGACAGTCACACCCACGCCTCCAGCAGGAGGCACGCCATCACCGTCACCGTCATCGACAACTCCGCAGCCTGCAATTCCGGCATTGATCAGGATCTTCTTCGAGTGGGATCAAAGCGATCTCGCGAAGGATGCGCCGAGCGGTCTGGATCGCGCCGTCGCCGCCTACAATAAATTGGCGCGGTCCAATCAATGGGAAATCTCCGTCATGATCGCCGGGCATACCGACCGCAGCGGCTCCGCGAGCTATAATGTCGGCCTCTCTCAGCGCAGGGCGGACTCGGCCAAGGCCTATCTCACCGCCCATGGCATTCCAGACGGCGTGATAGGCACGGAAGCGTTCGGTGAATTCAGGCCGCTCGTCCCGACCGCGGACGGCGTGACGCTTCGTCGAAACCGGCGCGCGGAAATCACTTTCGCAATCGTTCCGGCTGCGCCTGCTCCCCAATAG
- a CDS encoding AAA family ATPase, with product MARFVAVTSKDGEPLRLSRPLVEDHKGIDGYVPAPGLIEAIDVAMLLGVPLLLTGEPGTGKTRAAYWLAKKLGVDKPKPFDVKSTSTGRDLLYSFDEIARFRDSAPGSVHRPLVRYLRFSPLGEAILRAAGGQAILTDLGEKPLEGEEFERHEELIAQAFGADQVKAGAVRAHWLLPDEPKFASSDPEHRVVLIDELDKAPRDTPNDLLAEIDNMAFAIPELGVRVSAGKAFRPIAIITSNSEKSLPEPFLRRCAYFDIPMPDKQLPDIVAGAITSLKGSEPLVADAISYFAALRLRGEIRKKPGTAELLAWIEVLLHRAKLDPRQPLREVLRGNATRLDALLGALVKSPDDLKLAREVLNEEFGSSEAN from the coding sequence TTGGCTAGATTTGTTGCGGTTACCAGCAAGGACGGAGAGCCGCTGCGGCTGTCGCGCCCGCTGGTCGAGGATCACAAGGGAATCGATGGCTATGTTCCCGCGCCGGGACTGATTGAGGCGATCGACGTCGCGATGCTGCTGGGCGTGCCGTTGCTGCTGACCGGCGAGCCGGGCACCGGCAAGACTCGCGCCGCCTATTGGCTGGCTAAGAAACTCGGCGTCGATAAGCCCAAGCCGTTCGACGTGAAATCCACTTCGACCGGCCGGGATCTGCTCTACAGCTTCGACGAGATCGCGCGGTTCCGGGATTCGGCGCCCGGCAGCGTGCACCGACCGCTGGTCCGCTATCTCCGCTTCAGCCCACTCGGCGAGGCGATCCTACGCGCTGCGGGCGGGCAGGCAATCCTCACGGACCTCGGGGAGAAACCCCTTGAGGGCGAGGAATTCGAGCGGCATGAGGAGCTAATCGCGCAGGCCTTCGGCGCCGACCAAGTGAAGGCGGGCGCGGTGCGCGCGCATTGGCTGCTGCCCGACGAACCCAAATTCGCTTCGTCCGACCCCGAGCACCGGGTCGTGTTGATCGATGAACTCGACAAGGCGCCGCGGGACACGCCAAACGACTTGCTCGCCGAGATCGACAATATGGCCTTTGCCATCCCCGAGCTCGGCGTTCGCGTGTCGGCCGGAAAGGCGTTTCGTCCGATCGCGATCATCACCAGCAATTCCGAAAAATCGCTGCCCGAGCCCTTCCTCAGGCGTTGCGCCTATTTCGATATCCCGATGCCGGACAAACAGCTTCCCGACATCGTCGCGGGAGCGATCACAAGCCTTAAGGGCAGCGAACCGCTCGTCGCTGACGCGATCAGCTATTTCGCGGCGCTCCGTCTGCGCGGAGAGATCCGCAAGAAGCCGGGGACCGCCGAATTGCTCGCTTGGATCGAAGTGCTGCTGCATCGCGCCAAGCTTGATCCGCGGCAGCCGTTGCGCGAAGTGCTGCGCGGCAATGCGACCCGGCTGGACGCACTGCTCGGGGCGTTGGTCAAGTCGCCGGATGACCTGAAGCTGGCGCGCGAAGTTCTGAATGAAGAATTCGGATCGAGTGAGGCGAACTGA
- a CDS encoding S1 family peptidase, which yields MDAIARHRCQVRLLDGAGAPVGCGFIVSSSNVLTCTHVVESCLGRAPVFGDIVDATFPADIEGHRAKLVVQAAYAADPPEGADEQARICRDICVLGLAPDQVFPAGFSVAHSRLVQLAESLKFVGVGVTEMRAPSSFGRIVRREGVQISGDTGEYDGVNRLFATSLLEEKSIRSGCSGAAIFNPEFGLIGMVTENQEKVTGLIVPIQILRRVTEIQGVAVAGSDRSWLRRFRKFDRTQPVSDFGTLLRKHWLGDGRGFICAIGGVPRDDTSNCRDRFAERYLADCFPDLAGKETLPDLIDLEWPTTLQSFNVEQRYERLCNNLAGQFGADTSDPTTVREAFNQTNVATMFFSVLDVRNAKGAQLELLRRWGRYFAEINAKRLVRPLIHVFQIEIDEGLFAPGSPEPEAEVRKAYERLCDAVNADLPDAGQLRATELLEFFRPDAVTRWIKNTGRLMALDDVKIGMVTDSADRALGGRAHLRLEDVAQWVRQMAP from the coding sequence ATGGATGCGATCGCGCGGCATCGCTGTCAGGTCCGGTTGCTTGACGGGGCGGGAGCGCCGGTGGGGTGCGGCTTCATTGTGTCATCCTCGAATGTGCTGACCTGCACGCATGTCGTGGAATCGTGCCTAGGGCGCGCACCCGTATTCGGGGATATCGTCGACGCTACTTTTCCCGCCGACATCGAAGGACATAGGGCAAAGCTGGTTGTTCAGGCCGCCTACGCAGCCGATCCGCCGGAGGGAGCCGACGAGCAAGCGCGTATTTGCAGGGACATCTGCGTGCTCGGCTTGGCTCCCGATCAAGTATTTCCCGCCGGCTTCTCAGTCGCGCACTCGCGCTTGGTGCAATTGGCCGAAAGCCTGAAATTTGTCGGCGTGGGCGTGACGGAAATGCGCGCTCCGAGCAGTTTCGGGCGGATCGTGCGACGCGAGGGCGTCCAGATTTCGGGGGATACGGGAGAGTATGACGGGGTCAACCGACTGTTCGCCACGTCGTTGCTCGAAGAGAAGTCGATCCGGAGCGGCTGTTCGGGCGCAGCGATCTTCAATCCGGAATTCGGTTTGATCGGAATGGTCACCGAGAATCAGGAGAAGGTCACTGGCCTGATCGTCCCGATTCAGATCTTGCGCCGCGTGACTGAAATCCAGGGTGTTGCCGTGGCGGGCTCCGATAGGAGCTGGTTGCGCCGCTTCCGGAAGTTCGATCGAACGCAACCGGTCTCGGATTTCGGAACGCTCCTGAGGAAACATTGGCTGGGCGACGGTCGCGGCTTCATCTGCGCGATTGGAGGGGTGCCGCGCGATGACACGTCCAATTGCCGCGACCGATTCGCTGAGCGCTATCTCGCGGATTGTTTCCCCGATCTCGCAGGCAAGGAGACCTTGCCGGACCTGATCGACCTGGAGTGGCCGACGACGCTCCAATCGTTCAACGTCGAGCAACGTTATGAACGGCTCTGCAACAATCTGGCGGGGCAATTCGGGGCGGACACCTCCGATCCGACGACCGTGCGGGAGGCGTTCAATCAGACCAATGTCGCAACGATGTTCTTCAGCGTTCTCGACGTGCGCAATGCCAAGGGTGCGCAACTCGAACTGCTGCGCCGCTGGGGCCGGTATTTTGCCGAGATCAACGCCAAGCGGCTCGTCCGTCCGCTGATCCATGTTTTTCAGATCGAGATCGATGAAGGTCTGTTCGCTCCCGGCTCTCCGGAACCCGAAGCCGAAGTGCGAAAGGCATACGAGAGGCTTTGCGACGCGGTGAATGCCGATTTGCCCGATGCGGGGCAGCTCCGCGCGACCGAGCTTCTGGAGTTCTTCCGGCCGGATGCAGTGACGCGCTGGATCAAGAACACCGGTCGCTTGATGGCGCTCGACGATGTGAAGATCGGCATGGTCACCGACAGCGCGGACCGAGCGCTCGGCGGCAGAGCGCATTTGCGGTTGGAGGATGTGGCACAATGGGTGCGTCAAATGGCGCCCTAG
- a CDS encoding helix-turn-helix transcriptional regulator, translating to MSPQTDTPDRILRIKTVLQRTGLSRATMYRKMKQGSFPRQIKISTRCAGWRESAITEWLKNPMFYEEPNS from the coding sequence ATGTCACCGCAGACCGACACCCCCGACCGCATCCTCCGCATCAAGACCGTACTCCAGCGCACCGGCCTCAGCCGCGCGACCATGTACCGCAAGATGAAGCAAGGAAGTTTTCCCAGGCAGATCAAGATCAGCACGCGCTGCGCCGGCTGGCGGGAATCCGCGATCACCGAATGGCTCAAGAACCCGATGTTCTATGAGGAGCCCAACAGCTGA
- a CDS encoding Eco29kI family restriction endonuclease: MSAVYNPLDKINLGKSVAEALLDQPHHPLGNVPSFEGAGIYVIYYSGGFPAYAELARENAEEPRWPIYIGKAVPAGARRGASLSASATGRALYNRICDHRDSIIAAEAGDGGLAIADFRVRYLAVDDIWIPLGESLLISTFKPVWNRMLDGFGNHDPGAGRYNGLRPLWDLLHPGRGWADKCRVREESRDEVAELVRTFLVDNPAPRSSHMKFGR; this comes from the coding sequence ATGAGCGCGGTCTATAACCCACTCGACAAGATCAATCTCGGAAAGTCGGTCGCCGAGGCCCTGCTGGATCAGCCGCATCATCCCTTGGGGAACGTGCCAAGCTTCGAGGGGGCCGGTATCTATGTGATCTACTACAGTGGTGGTTTTCCCGCCTACGCCGAACTCGCCAGGGAGAACGCCGAGGAGCCGCGCTGGCCAATCTATATCGGCAAGGCTGTCCCGGCTGGGGCGCGGCGTGGCGCCAGCCTGAGCGCCAGCGCGACTGGTCGCGCGCTCTACAATCGTATTTGTGATCACCGCGACAGCATAATCGCCGCCGAGGCGGGGGACGGCGGCCTGGCGATAGCGGACTTCCGGGTGCGCTATCTCGCCGTCGACGACATTTGGATCCCGCTTGGCGAAAGCCTGCTTATCTCTACGTTCAAGCCGGTCTGGAACCGGATGCTCGATGGGTTCGGCAACCACGATCCCGGCGCCGGGCGCTATAACGGCCTTCGCCCGCTCTGGGACTTGCTGCATCCCGGGCGAGGTTGGGCCGACAAGTGTCGGGTTCGCGAGGAAAGCCGCGACGAGGTTGCCGAACTTGTTCGGACGTTCCTCGTGGACAACCCCGCGCCGCGCTCCTCGCATATGAAGTTCGGGCGCTAA